One window from the genome of Microbulbifer pacificus encodes:
- the ctaD gene encoding cytochrome c oxidase subunit I gives MAHGPKPGFTRWLYTTNHKDIGSMYLWFSFAMFLLGGCMALVIRAELFQPGLQIVQPEFFNQMTTMHGLIMVFGAVMPAFVGLANWMVPMMIGAPDMALPRMNNWSFWILPFAFAMLASTLFMEGGAPNFGWTFYAPLSTEYAPPSVTFFIFSIHIMGASSIMGAINIVATILNMRAPGMTLMKMPLFVWTWLITAYLLIAVMPVLAGVVTMMLMDIHFGTSFFSAAGGGDPVLFQHVFWFFGHPEVYIMILPAFGIVSAIIPTFARKPLFGYSSMVYATASIAFLSFIVWAHHMFTVGMPVAGELFFMYATMLIAVPTGVKVFNWVTTMFRGSMTFETPMLFSIAFVILFTLGGFSGLMLAIAPADFQYHDTYFVVAHFHYVLVPGAIFSITAGVYYWLPKWTGNMYNETMGKVHFWLAFIGLNVTFFPMHFVGLAGMPRRIPDYALQFADFNQIASVGAFLFGAAQIMFLFNVIRTVRGGKKATDEVWENPQGLEWTVPSPAPYHTFSTPPVVR, from the coding sequence ATGGCACACGGTCCGAAACCCGGTTTTACCCGCTGGCTCTACACCACCAACCACAAAGACATCGGTTCGATGTACCTGTGGTTCAGTTTTGCGATGTTCCTGCTCGGCGGATGTATGGCGCTGGTAATCCGCGCCGAATTGTTCCAGCCCGGCCTGCAGATCGTGCAGCCGGAATTCTTCAACCAGATGACCACCATGCACGGCCTGATCATGGTGTTCGGTGCGGTCATGCCCGCGTTCGTCGGTCTCGCCAACTGGATGGTGCCGATGATGATCGGCGCTCCGGACATGGCGCTGCCGCGCATGAACAACTGGAGCTTCTGGATCCTGCCGTTTGCATTCGCAATGCTGGCGTCCACCCTGTTCATGGAGGGCGGCGCACCGAACTTTGGTTGGACCTTCTACGCACCGCTGTCCACGGAGTACGCGCCACCGAGCGTCACCTTCTTCATTTTCTCCATTCACATCATGGGCGCATCGTCGATCATGGGGGCGATCAATATCGTCGCCACTATCCTGAACATGCGCGCACCGGGCATGACCCTGATGAAAATGCCGCTGTTCGTGTGGACCTGGCTGATCACCGCCTACCTGCTGATTGCGGTGATGCCGGTGCTCGCCGGTGTGGTGACCATGATGCTGATGGACATCCACTTCGGTACCAGCTTCTTCAGTGCGGCTGGCGGCGGTGACCCGGTGCTGTTCCAGCATGTGTTCTGGTTCTTCGGCCACCCGGAGGTGTACATCATGATCCTGCCGGCCTTTGGCATCGTGTCGGCGATCATCCCTACCTTCGCGCGCAAGCCGCTGTTCGGCTACAGCTCGATGGTGTACGCCACGGCGTCCATTGCGTTCCTGAGTTTTATCGTGTGGGCGCACCACATGTTTACGGTGGGCATGCCCGTCGCCGGTGAACTGTTCTTCATGTATGCCACCATGCTGATCGCGGTACCCACCGGGGTGAAGGTGTTCAACTGGGTGACCACAATGTTCCGGGGCTCGATGACCTTCGAAACTCCGATGTTGTTCTCCATCGCCTTCGTGATTCTGTTTACTCTGGGTGGTTTCTCCGGACTGATGCTCGCCATTGCACCGGCGGACTTCCAGTATCACGATACCTATTTTGTGGTGGCGCACTTCCACTACGTGCTGGTGCCGGGTGCCATCTTCTCGATCACCGCGGGTGTCTACTACTGGCTGCCGAAGTGGACCGGCAACATGTACAACGAAACCATGGGCAAGGTGCATTTCTGGCTCGCATTCATCGGCCTTAACGTCACCTTCTTCCCGATGCACTTTGTCGGGCTCGCCGGCATGCCGCGGCGGATTCCCGACTACGCCCTGCAGTTTGCCGATTTCAATCAGATCGCCAGTGTGGGTGCTTTCCTGTTCGGCGCCGCGCAGATCATGTTCCTGTTTAACGTGATTCGCACCGTGCGTGGCGGCAAGAAAGCCACCGATGAAGTCTGGGAAAACCCGCAGGGTCTGGAGTGGACTGTGCCCTCACCGGCCCCGTATCACACCTTCAGTACACCTCCGGTTGTGCGCTGA
- a CDS encoding cytochrome c oxidase assembly protein, with product MAMSANARTTAKLLTLAVSMLGFALFVMPPLYDAFCEVTGLNGKTGGRYEAVPAAVDIERTVKVQFVASNNENMPWEFRPGVVELKVHPGEAVDTVFHAYNPTDRDMVGQAIPSLVPFKAANYFHKTECFCFNQQTLAAGEAAELGLRFIVDPELPPGVNTITLSYTLFDVTDRIAQQTQNKKADASPI from the coding sequence ATGGCAATGAGCGCAAACGCCAGAACCACCGCCAAGCTGCTGACCCTCGCGGTCAGTATGCTCGGCTTTGCGCTCTTCGTTATGCCGCCACTGTACGACGCCTTCTGTGAAGTTACCGGCCTCAACGGAAAAACCGGCGGCCGTTACGAGGCGGTGCCCGCGGCTGTGGATATTGAGCGAACGGTGAAAGTGCAGTTCGTTGCCAGCAACAATGAAAACATGCCGTGGGAATTCCGGCCTGGGGTCGTGGAATTGAAAGTGCACCCGGGTGAGGCGGTGGATACCGTATTCCACGCGTATAACCCTACCGACCGCGACATGGTCGGTCAGGCGATTCCGAGCCTGGTGCCGTTCAAGGCCGCCAACTATTTTCACAAGACCGAGTGTTTCTGCTTCAACCAGCAGACACTGGCCGCCGGCGAAGCTGCCGAACTGGGTTTGCGTTTTATCGTTGATCCGGAGCTGCCGCCGGGCGTAAACACCATAACGCTCTCCTACACCCTGTTTGATGTCACGGACCGGATAGCGCAACAGACACAAAACAAGAAAGCGGATGCCTCCCCAATTTGA
- a CDS encoding cytochrome c oxidase subunit 3: MATESSYYVPEQSRLPIFATIGIFLTAFGAANWVNGGSSYIFFTGALAMATVLWFWFAAVIRENMQGLNSDQLKRSYVWGMGWFIFSEVMFFAAFFGALYYIRTFTLPWLGGEGDRGSSNMLWEGFQNTWPLMVTPDQAVSGDAAKVVGPKGIIDPWHLPLLNTLLLLASSVTVHVAHVFLKKNKRQAFNIWLGITIALGAAFLFFQVEEYLEAYQHLGLTLESGIYGTTFFMLTGFHGAHVTLGTIMLLIMLLRSVIAHHFKPNDHFGFEAASWYWHFVDVVWVGLFIFVYVLGA; encoded by the coding sequence ATGGCCACCGAAAGCAGCTACTACGTTCCCGAGCAGTCCCGGCTGCCTATCTTCGCCACCATCGGTATTTTTCTGACGGCCTTTGGCGCCGCCAACTGGGTCAACGGCGGTAGTTCGTATATCTTCTTCACCGGCGCTCTCGCCATGGCCACGGTATTGTGGTTCTGGTTTGCTGCGGTGATCAGGGAAAACATGCAGGGGCTCAACAGCGACCAGCTAAAACGTTCCTATGTGTGGGGCATGGGCTGGTTTATTTTCTCCGAAGTCATGTTCTTCGCCGCCTTTTTCGGTGCGCTGTATTACATTCGCACCTTCACCCTGCCGTGGCTCGGTGGTGAGGGCGACCGCGGCTCTTCCAATATGTTGTGGGAAGGCTTCCAGAATACCTGGCCGCTGATGGTCACTCCGGATCAGGCCGTAAGTGGCGACGCCGCCAAAGTGGTGGGTCCGAAGGGCATCATCGACCCCTGGCATCTGCCGCTGCTGAATACACTGTTGCTGCTCGCTTCCAGTGTCACCGTGCATGTCGCCCACGTATTTCTGAAAAAGAACAAACGCCAGGCCTTTAACATCTGGCTTGGTATCACCATTGCCCTCGGTGCCGCCTTCCTGTTCTTCCAGGTCGAGGAATATCTGGAGGCTTACCAGCATCTTGGTCTGACGCTGGAATCCGGCATTTACGGCACCACCTTCTTCATGCTCACGGGTTTCCACGGTGCCCACGTAACCCTCGGTACCATCATGCTGTTGATCATGCTGCTGCGCTCAGTGATCGCGCACCACTTCAAGCCGAATGACCATTTCGGCTTTGAAGCGGCGAGCTGGTACTGGCACTTTGTGGATGTAGTGTGGGTGGGGCTGTTTATCTTTGTCTACGTTCTGGGTGCGTAA
- a CDS encoding DUF2909 domain-containing protein: MWLKAIIVVLFLAVLASLTSALVFLLRDMGAPESKRTLYALGIRITLAALLLLAIWYGFYSGMLSNTAPWANKY; this comes from the coding sequence ATGTGGCTAAAAGCAATAATTGTGGTGTTGTTTCTCGCTGTGCTGGCCAGTCTGACCAGCGCACTGGTGTTTCTGCTTCGCGATATGGGCGCGCCGGAGTCAAAGCGCACGCTTTACGCGCTGGGTATTCGTATCACACTCGCGGCATTGTTGTTGCTCGCCATCTGGTATGGATTTTACAGCGGCATGCTTTCCAATACTGCGCCGTGGGCCAACAAATACTGA
- a CDS encoding SURF1 family protein, which yields MTAPRKSQALRDKALSSGTENHSTDTGEPSRAASVAFIRSWPLSILCLCFFPLLIGLGHWQLQRAEEKQQILDEVDSRLSAQPKKISELHQVQTYTPVRLLGFYTDEYFYLDNRTRNGRVGYEILQVFETGSGAAKSRWLINRGWLAAAADRSQLPEVAYPLAARVITGFLYPSDVNAAKRGTGPIAPHSRIQQLDSMLADNLNLTRSAWHIRLSADSDTALTTGWQLVNVNPEKHRGYALQWFSMAVALVLLWLLAATNIRRIVREKWFKKAAKQT from the coding sequence ATGACAGCTCCCAGAAAGTCGCAGGCATTGCGCGACAAGGCATTATCAAGCGGGACCGAAAACCACTCCACGGATACCGGGGAACCATCGCGAGCCGCCAGTGTAGCATTTATCCGCAGCTGGCCACTCAGCATCCTGTGTTTGTGTTTTTTTCCACTACTGATTGGCCTCGGCCACTGGCAATTGCAGCGCGCCGAGGAAAAGCAGCAGATACTCGACGAAGTCGACTCGCGTCTCAGTGCTCAGCCGAAAAAAATATCCGAGCTGCACCAGGTGCAGACGTATACCCCGGTGCGCCTGCTCGGTTTCTATACCGACGAATATTTCTACCTCGACAACCGTACCCGCAACGGTCGTGTGGGCTACGAAATACTGCAGGTATTCGAAACCGGCAGCGGCGCTGCCAAGTCGCGATGGCTTATCAACCGCGGCTGGCTTGCGGCCGCGGCCGACCGCTCGCAACTGCCGGAGGTGGCCTATCCACTGGCCGCCAGGGTGATTACCGGTTTCCTGTATCCCAGCGATGTAAACGCAGCGAAGCGCGGTACCGGGCCGATCGCCCCGCACAGCCGAATTCAGCAACTGGACAGTATGCTGGCAGACAACCTGAACCTCACCCGGAGTGCCTGGCACATCCGTCTTAGCGCCGATTCCGATACCGCGCTCACCACCGGGTGGCAACTGGTCAACGTAAACCCCGAAAAGCATCGCGGTTACGCGTTGCAGTGGTTCTCCATGGCCGTGGCCCTGGTCCTGCTGTGGTTACTTGCCGCGACCAATATCAGGCGGATAGTGCGAGAAAAGTGGTTTAAAAAAGCGGCGAAACAGACATAA
- a CDS encoding COX15/CtaA family protein, translated as MDVESDITELRKNYKKDWRFRLALVGTGLALVVVVLGAFTRLSHAGLGCPDWPGCYGHLLWPTQGHEIEAANQAFPHAPVETDKTWPEMVHRYFAGMLLLLVAGLTYMFWRRRGHRGFVQSHILLGLIVLQAAFGMWTVTLKLWPQVVTAHLLGGMATLSVLWMLAERLRYRRRLIPPHEFTALQKLRPLAVAAVVAVALQIALGGWTSSNYAALACPDFPTCHNQWWPAADFGEGFNVAQQIGPNYLGGALEGEARTAIHLSHRLGAIIVSLLVCLLALGAWRAGSPRWAQGLLAVLGLQVSLGVANVVMSLPLPIAVAHNAGAALLLLSLLTFCYRINTVQPAIKSYT; from the coding sequence ATGGATGTGGAATCCGACATCACTGAGCTGAGAAAAAATTACAAAAAAGACTGGCGTTTCCGCCTCGCGCTTGTCGGCACCGGGCTTGCGCTGGTGGTAGTGGTACTCGGTGCCTTTACCCGTCTGTCACATGCGGGTCTCGGTTGCCCGGACTGGCCCGGTTGCTATGGCCATCTGCTGTGGCCCACCCAGGGTCATGAAATCGAGGCGGCCAATCAGGCCTTTCCGCACGCGCCGGTGGAGACCGATAAAACCTGGCCGGAAATGGTACACCGCTATTTCGCCGGCATGCTGCTGTTGCTCGTTGCAGGGCTTACCTACATGTTCTGGCGCCGCCGCGGCCACCGCGGTTTTGTTCAGAGTCATATATTGCTGGGTCTGATCGTACTGCAGGCCGCTTTCGGTATGTGGACCGTTACTCTGAAGCTGTGGCCACAGGTGGTTACTGCGCATTTGCTGGGCGGCATGGCGACGCTGTCGGTGCTATGGATGCTGGCGGAACGGCTGCGCTACCGGCGGCGCCTGATACCACCGCACGAATTCACCGCGTTGCAGAAGCTGCGTCCCCTGGCGGTGGCCGCCGTGGTCGCAGTAGCGCTGCAGATCGCACTCGGCGGTTGGACCAGTTCCAACTACGCGGCGTTGGCCTGCCCGGACTTTCCCACCTGTCACAACCAGTGGTGGCCCGCGGCCGATTTTGGCGAAGGCTTCAATGTCGCCCAGCAGATAGGCCCCAATTATCTCGGCGGTGCGCTGGAGGGCGAAGCCCGTACCGCGATTCATCTGAGCCACCGGCTCGGCGCCATCATTGTCAGCCTGCTGGTGTGTTTGCTGGCACTGGGCGCATGGCGAGCGGGTTCTCCGCGCTGGGCCCAGGGACTGCTCGCGGTGCTCGGGCTACAGGTCAGTTTGGGCGTCGCGAATGTGGTGATGTCGCTGCCGCTGCCAATCGCTGTGGCGCACAATGCCGGCGCGGCGCTACTGCTGTTGAGCCTGCTGACCTTCTGTTATCGGATTAATACCGTGCAACCGGCGATAAAGAGCTACACGTAA
- the cyoE gene encoding heme o synthase — protein sequence MSTQAVSVQGAGWRDYYELTKPRVVMLMILTSVIGMLLAVPGMVPVDVLVLGNLGIALCAGSAAAVNHLVDRHVDIKMARTTNRPVARGRVEPQKALLFALVLGCLGMAILITFVNPLTAWLTLFSLLGYAVVYTMFLKRATPQNIVIGGLAGAAPPLLGWVAVTGDVHGHGLLLALIIFAWTPPHFWALAVHRRDDYAKAEIPMLPITHGVRYTKIHILLYTIILFAVSLLPFATAMLGWLYLLGAVVLGIGFLYWAVEMLRDKNPKAGMETFKYSIVYLMALFCIMLLDHYLVALPTSGV from the coding sequence ATGAGTACCCAGGCAGTAAGTGTGCAGGGCGCCGGCTGGCGCGACTACTATGAGCTCACCAAACCGCGGGTGGTGATGCTGATGATCCTCACGTCGGTGATCGGCATGCTGCTCGCGGTACCTGGCATGGTGCCTGTGGATGTTCTGGTACTGGGCAATCTGGGCATTGCGCTATGCGCGGGGTCCGCGGCAGCGGTGAATCACCTGGTGGACCGGCACGTCGACATCAAAATGGCGCGCACCACGAACCGACCGGTTGCCCGCGGGCGAGTCGAGCCGCAAAAAGCGCTGCTGTTTGCGCTGGTGCTCGGGTGTCTCGGTATGGCAATTCTTATCACCTTCGTCAATCCACTCACCGCCTGGCTCACGCTATTTTCCCTGCTTGGATACGCGGTGGTTTACACCATGTTCCTGAAGCGTGCGACCCCGCAGAATATCGTTATTGGTGGTCTCGCCGGCGCCGCGCCGCCGCTGCTGGGGTGGGTCGCTGTCACCGGTGATGTACACGGCCATGGCCTGCTGCTGGCGCTGATCATTTTTGCCTGGACGCCGCCGCATTTCTGGGCGCTGGCGGTGCACCGCCGGGACGATTACGCCAAGGCGGAAATTCCGATGCTGCCGATCACCCACGGCGTGCGCTACACCAAGATCCATATCCTGCTGTACACCATCATCCTGTTTGCCGTCAGTCTGCTGCCATTTGCCACTGCCATGCTCGGTTGGTTGTATCTGCTCGGCGCGGTGGTGCTCGGTATCGGCTTCCTGTACTGGGCGGTGGAAATGTTGCGGGACAAAAATCCCAAAGCGGGTATGGAAACCTTCAAGTACTCCATCGTGTACCTGATGGCTCTCTTTTGCATCATGTTGCTGGATCACTATCTGGTGGCACTGCCGACCAGCGGAGTGTAA